TAGACTCTCCAACGGAGCTGTACGCCAATCCGCAGAACATGTTTGTCGCCGGCTTTATCGGATCACCTGCGATGAACTTCATCGATGCCGTCGTTGAGGGTAACAAGATTCGTATTGAAGGAGCAGAGCTGACTCTCACAGATGCGGTAGCGGCCGGACTTGCGGGTTATCATGGCAAGAAGGTCGTGATGGGGATTCGTCCTGAGCATATTTACGGGGAAGACATTGCTCCGAGCTTGGAGGGTGATCACAGAATTGAAGCAAACATAGATGTTGTTGAGCATCTCGGATCGGAGAACCTGATCTATTTTCACATCGGGAGTCGGTTGATTACAGCGAAGGTTAATCCGGAAACGACGGCATATACGGGACTGTCCAAGACTTTCCTGCTCAACTTGCATAAGGCCCATTATTTTGATCCAGAGACCGAGCAAAGAATTATATTAAATTCGTGAGAATAAGAACAAGGGGTGAAATGTGATGCGTAAGCTGAGTGAGGTGCTGGTCAAGACGGGAGCGGAGATTTATCGGGAGATCATTCCCGTTGCCCTATACAGTGTGATCAGTTCATTAATTCTGATTCCTGCTGTGCTGCTGCTGCCCATAACCGCTGCCTTGATCATCATTCCCTTCATTTATATGCCGCTGTTCTTGGGTGTACTGAATGTATTCCATCACAAGATGGAGCGGAAGAGCAGAAGGAATGGATTAAAGGATTTACTTGCTGGAATGAGAAGAGGGTATTTTCCCGCGGTAATCATGGGGCTGTTCGTATCGCTGCTCGTGTTCATTCTCTGGTCCACCTGGTGGTATTACGGCGGCAAAGAAGGCATGTTTTATACGATTATTGCGGTATTTCAGACATATTTTGTCATCATGGCGTTCATCTCTCAATTCCATACGTTCCAGCTCGTTCTGCAGAAGGAGATGGGGATCTTCAAGGCGATGGGAGAGAGTGTCAAGCTGCTCCTGAGGCATCCGGGGTACACTGTCGGGGCCTTCTTCCAGACAGTATGTCTTACGGTGCTGCTCGCGCTGACGGCAGTCGGCTTCCTCGTGCTGTTTAACGGTATGATGGGCATTTATATGTACAAGGTGACGGCTAATTTGATTGAGGAGGAAGAAGAGCCTGCCGCAGATGAGTGGTCTGAGAAAGGAATGACGCCGAGCGTAAAATAAATGTAATGTTTTACAGTTTAATGGTTTGTTTTTACATACTCCTCGTGTTCTGTTTACACAGTCGATTTAGCCTGATAAAGGAAGTTATATTCTATCATGGCTTTATCTACTACAAAATACAGGAGTGAAGCAGTTTGTTAAGAAAATGGCAGAAAAGATTATCTTTATTGTGTCTTGGATCAATGCTCGCAGGACTCTGGGCTCCGGCCGGTGTCATGCGGGCAGAGGAGGGTGTTGAACTGGCAGCTGCCAAATCAGATTTATTCGTTACCGAAATACATCCGGATAATCTGGGAGCAGAAGCTTATGAATTTTTTGAGTTGTACAATGCATCAGGATCAGATCTGAATTTGAGCAATTATTCTTTGATTTATAACTACACAGATAATCCCGGATCGAACAAGGCGTTTGTTGTTCCAGATAACGTAGTTATTCCATCTGGACAAGCTATGGTGATGTGGTACAACAAAACGGGAGTAGGTTTGGATGATTTTAATATTCATTTTGGAACAGGACTGACTTCATCTCAGATTATCCAAGTAACAGGATTTGACGGATTTGCTAATGGAGGAAAAAGGGGAGTTATTGTACAGGATAGCAGCGGTAAACCGTTGGCCAATGCAAACTATTTATCTGATGATGTCAGTGAAGGAACAAGTGCGCACTATTACCCTCCAACATCTGGTGGTGAGCAGACAATCTATGAGCGCAGAGGTGCTGCTACCCCGGGTTCAGTAGCTTCAGAGCAGTTGAGGCCGCAGGAGGAAGTGCAGGCTCCGGTGATATTACATATCCCGGTTACTTCGGTCAGTATAGATGAAGATGTCTTGATCCAAGCGGACATTAGCATAGCTGGACAGGGAGCTGATTTGTCTGCAGCTGAAGCTGTAGACAAGAATGAACAAGATGAATCCGCTTCTTCGAGCTTAAACGAGAATCCAACTGTGATAGAAGATACTTATGAGAGTGCTGGAGAGAATGAAGCAGAGCAACAAGCCGAAGCAGCGGGTGCACCAGATGGCGTTGTGGAAGAAGAAACAGCAGATCAACAGGCAGAAGATGTGGAGGCTTCAGTTGCAATTCCTGAGATGGAAGCAGCAGCAGAGCAGCAGATCACTGATCAGAACATGCTGGAAGAAGCTGCTCAGATCGAGGCAGCACAGCAGCAGGCAACCGTCACAGCTGCCGTTTATTACCGGAGTATGTCGGAGACAGAATTCCATGTTCTGAATATGAGTAAAGCGGAAGGCATGAACTACACGGCCTCCATTCCAAAGACTTCTTTGACGGATCCGCAGCTGATCTATTATATAGAAGCTGAAGCTCATGGAGCAGTCTCACGAACTGAACAATATACGGTCAACGTCGAACAGGCAGATGTCGATTACAATGAGGTCCCAGCCTTGCTTGTAACCGAACTTGTCCCAGATTCAACAAATGTCGGTGGGGCCGATGGATATGAGTTTATTGAGGTGTATAACAATACTAATCAGGACATTAATTTGAAGAATTATAAGCTGTACTACCGCTATACGGACTCTGGTCCGTCAGCAGACGTTATATGGCCTACAGATCATGAAGAAATGATGATCTCATCGCAGGAAACGATCGTCTTCTGGGTCATTAATTCAGCGAATGGAGATAAAACAGCGGCCGATTTCAATGCCAACTATGGCAGTAATTTAGTTGAGAATGACAATCTGTATAGAGTCTACTCTGACGGTATGGCCAACGGAGGTAAGCGGGCTGCTGTTATCGGCACAAATACTCATATAGACATAGCCTCTGCAGCGTATGATAACGATGATGAGACACAAGCAGACAAAGGTATTTTCTATCGTTATCCGACTGGCGGAAGAACAGAAATGCTGAAATACAGTGCAGGTCTGCTGGACGCAACCCCAGGTGTGGTTGATCCTGTACAGATTCCGTCTGTTCCTGTGCAGTTAGAGACTGATCCTGAAGCACCTGTCCTGCAATTTGCTGATGTACCTGATACTGTGGACCAGCTTAATAACATAAAAATGGCCTTTGGGGTAACAGACCATACTTCTGTCAAATCAGTTGTCTTATTTTATAAGACGGATAAGGATTCCGAGTTTACAAAAAGATACTTGTACTTATCCTATGACGATTCTAATTATCACTATACGGTCTATTCTCCTGAGCTTATAGGCAGCAAACAGCTGGAGTATTATCTGGAGCTGTCCGATGGGACGAACGAGCGGCAGACTGAACCTAAATTCGTGGAGATTACTGGCAATGTCCAGTCAGATGAGCTGCGCTTGAATGTACAGGAAGATCAGATCATTAGCGGTAATACAATGATCAAAGGAACACAAGGTGTTGAAGGAGAGCAGGATATTGAGCTGTTCATAGATGACAAAGCCGTTCCTGCTGAGGAAACGTTTGATGCCCTTGAGCACGATGCTTATTTTGCATTTGAAGTGATTGGCGTTAATTATTATTTCAAAAATGCGGTAACCAGCGGAGAGGAAATCCTTCACACCTTTCAGGATCCGATTAATCAGTATGAAACGCTGACAGTGCCGATTGATGCGCAGCGATTCCGTGAAGGGAATAACGTTCTTTCCATTCGCGCAGGCTCCAAGTCGTCGCCTTTTGATGAGCGTGAAGAAGAGAATAAGGATGATTTTCAGATTCGTAATATTCGTCTCGTCCTTGCAGATGGAACCGTAGTATATGATCCGAGCTATTCTAACCCCCAAGAAGAGATCAAAATGGGAGACAGCTCAGGTCGCTATGAGTATATTGATTTTGCATTTAATCTGACTGCTGAAGAGCTGAGATCAACGGCATATGCCTGGGACACAAGAAAGGCAGAGGATGGCGAGCATGATCTCACTGCAGAAGCGGGGGAGGAAAGGGTCAGTGCCAGCGTCATTGTTGATAACACGGCGCCTAACATTAATCCGAACCTTGAAGAGGGAAAAGAGTACCGTGGTGAATTTACGATTGATGCTCATATCACGGATGAGCTTGCAGGAGTTAAGGAAAGCCATGCTGAGCTTGACGGCGAAGTGATAACGCTGCCTTATGAGACATCGTCCTCCAAACTATCGGCTGGCGAACACCAGCTGAAGATCCAAGCAGAGGATCAGGCAGGAAATATGAGCGAGGTCGCAATCCGATTCATCGTTCCGGAAGAAAATCCACTGAAACCTGAGCTGGTATCTCCTAAGAACGGTGCAGAAGATGTGGCGCTAAATGCAGAGCTCAAAATTAAGGTTACTGATCCTGCCTCCGATGTGATGGACGTATCCTTTTACAAAGGTTATCTGCATGATGCTAAACAGTTGGAATCCTTCAAAGGATACCGTAATGCAGCAGACGTAGAGCCGCCTAAAGAAGAAGTGCCTGCCGGAGAAAAGGCAATGACTAAGGGAGACTATACTCAAATTGCAAATGTTGATGGTCAATATCTGACAGACGATTCCATGGAGCAATTTCCGTATCACCGATTTGAGGCTAAGCTGAATTCGTCAGTCAAAGATACCGATCAAGTACTGCTGGAGTGGGTTGGGAAGTCGCTTGAAGGACGTAAAGTCAGCCTGTACGCGTTCCGTCCTGATCAGCAAAAGTGGGAGCTGCTTGACCAGCAAATTGCAGGAGATGAGGATTTTAAGCTTGAGGCGATGGTTACTGCGGGCAATTATCGGAGCGGCGGTAAAATTCAGATGATGGTGCAGGATGAGCTGCCTGTGAGCGAAGATCCGTATGATTTTTCATTCGTATGGATGTCCGATACACAGTACTACTCAGAAAGCTATCCAGAAACCTACCGCAAGATTGCGAACTGGATTGGTAATCAGAAAGAAGAGCAAAAAATTAAATATGTAATTCATACCGGGGATATTGTTGATGAATCCGACAAGGAGTATCAATGGATAGAGGCGGATAAGAACATGAAGGTACTCGAGGAAGCCAATATTCCTTATGGAGTACTTGCAGGAAATCACGATGTATCTAATCAGTTTGGTACCTATGACGAGTACTGGAAATACTTTGGGGCTTGGCGTTTTGAGGATCAACCGCATTACGGAGAGTCCTACAAAAATAATATGGGGCATTATGACCTTATTTCATCAAACGGTAACGATTTTATTATTGTGTACATGGGCTGGGGCTTGGGTCAGCCGGAGATTGACTGGATGAACGAGGTGCTCGCTAAATATCCGGAGCGGAAGGCGATTCTAGCCTTCCATGAATACCTGCTCGTATCCGGTAACCGTGCACCAATTGCTGACAAAGTCTACGAAGAGGTCATCCTTCCGAATGAGAATGTAATTGCCGCATTGTCGGGGCATTATCATGATGCGGAGTTGAAGGTAGATGAGATCGATGATGACGGAGACGGTACACCGGATCGCAGTGTCTATCAGATGCTGGCAGATTACCAAGGAGCAGAAGCGGGTGGACTTGGTTATATCCGGCTCATGCAATTTGATATGCAGAACAACAAGCTGCACATGAAGACATACTCGCCTCTCTTAGATGATTACAACTATTATGATCCAACCGAGTATCCGGGGAAGGACGAATTTTCACTTGATCTGGACTTGCAAGGCAAGCTGAAGAGAGTAGCTACAGACTATGCAGGCATTAAGGTGTATACGAATGAGCTGATTGATAAGGCAGCAGGTATCGATAGCGGAAGTGAGGCCAGTGTAAATTGGTCAGGGCTTGCGAATAATTCGGTGTATCAATGGTATGCCGTAGCTGAAGATGAACACAGTGGCTCTACAAAATCGGATATATGGCATTTCTCAACAGGTAAATTCGGTGGTAATCCAGGGACAGATAATCCGGGTACAGGAAACACGGGTAATCAAGCTGGCGGCGGAAGCTCTGAGGAGCAGAAGCGTAATCCGGTCATTGAAAAGGGAATCATTTCAGTTCAAGTTACATCCGATGGTAAAGCCGTGATAGCTCAGAAGGATATCTCTGAAGCTCTCACTCAGACGGAAGAATATATTACGATCAGGCAGGAAGGTATTCCAGGAGAGTCTGGACAACCGCAGCTACAAATAGAGACGGAAGGCTTGAGACTGTTGCATGAAGAGCAGAAGGATCTTCATATTCACACAGGCTCCCTAAATATTGTGGTTCCCTATGCAGCTATGCAAGGTGAGGCAATGGAGGAGGAATGGCTCACTTTACACATCAAGTTTGTACTTGATGACGAGAGTCGTGGGTGGATAGAAGCAGCAAAAACGACACCTGCTCTGCAGCCTTCAAATCTTGTTGCAGATATTCATTGGTATTCAGGAGACCGCAGTCTTACTGCTCTTGCCGCTCCAGTTCAAGTAAATTGGCAGATCAACACCTCGGATATTGATCCTGAATATGCAGGGATATATAGGGTTCATGCCACGGGAGCTAAATATATCTATGGCAAATGGAAAGATGGGGTTGTTACTTTTGAGACCGATGGAACAGGGCTGATTGCAGTAATGGAATATCACATCATGTTTCATGATATGCAGAACCATTGGGCTAAGGAAATAACAGAAAAAATGGCAGCGAGGCATATCGTGAAAGGAACTTCAGAACTTAATTTCAAACCGAACGCATCCGTGAGCCGCGCGGATTTTGCGGTAATGGCCATGCGCAGCTTGGGAATTGATCGTTCAGAAGATGCATCCTCGTTTGAAGATGTGGCAGATCAAGCCTACTATGCAAATGCGGTTGCTGCGGCTGAGCAGCTAGGCATTATGCAGGGAAGCGGGGGGCACTTCCGTCCTCTGGATCAGATGACGAGGGAAGAAGCGGTAGTCGTGTTGATGAGACTGTTCGAGCATATGGAAATAACGGAAGGCACGCCGAACAACGCTCATTCGTTCACCGATATGAGCACAGCTAGCGATTGGGCGCAGGAAGCAATACTTGCCGCTACGCGCGAAGGGCTTATCAGCGGAAGAACGGACGGCAGCTTCGATCCGCATGACACACTGACTAGAGCAGAAACTGCACAGCTTATATATAATTTGCTTCAAAAATAACAAAGAAGGCGCAGGGTGATGTCCTGCGCCTTCTCTATAACCAAGGGAGGGGATGGCATGACGGCAAATGTACTTACCGGAGCTGATCAGTTATCCGAATTATCGCATCCATTTCTTGATGGCAAACGAATAGGGCTGGTTACGAACCCTACAGGTATAACGGCTGATTTCAGGACGACGATCGAGATATGTGCGCAGCTTAAGAGCAGCCGGCTGACCGCCTTGTTTGCGGGAGAACACGGTCTGTACGGTGAACGTCAGGCAGGAGTTCCGTTCGAGGATGAGATGCATCCTGTGCTTGGAATTCCCGTATTCAGCCTGTACGGCAAGCAGAAGACACCGACGCCGGAAATGCTGGAACAGGTGGATACAGTTATTTTTGATATGCAGGATGCAGGAGTACGCTTCTATACATATCTGTCTACTCTCTTCTATATAATGGATGCTTGTGGTGCCAGCGGAAAGTCACTGCTTGTTCTTGATCGAATCAATCCAATGGGGGGAATGAAGGTAGAAGGAGGCATCCTGCAGCAAGGCTATGAATCCTTCGTGGGTGCCTGGCATATGCCAATACGCTATGGGATGACGATCGGAGAGATTGCCATGATGCGGAACAAGGAAGAGGGGAGCGGATGCGAGCTGGATGTCGTCAGGCTTGAAGGCTGGAGGCGATCCATGACCTATGCCGAGACGGGGCAGCCCTGGATGATGCCGTCACCCAATATTCCCTCACCAGAAACGGCTGAGGTCTATGCAGGGACTTGTTTGTTTGAAGGGACGAATGTGTCTGAAGGACGAGGTACGACCAGACCCTTTGAGTGGATAGGCGCACCTTGGATGGAGGGTGAGCGAATTGCACGGCAAATGGAAGCTCATCAGCTTCCCGGTGTCCATATTCATCCCGTATATGCTGCACCTGTGTATTCCAAGCATCAAGGCGTACTGTGCGGGGGCGTTCGGCTGTTCATTACGGATAGAGACCAATTCAAAGCAGTAGAGACAGGGCTGATGCTGCTGCATGAAATTGCACGCTCGCACCCTCAGCACTTCGAATGGACTTCGCCTCCTCCAGAAGGCAACCGTTATTTTATAGATCTCCTCACAGGAGGAAAGGAAATTAGAGAACGGGTTCGGGACGAAGAAGGACTTCGGCAGATCATGGCGAATTGGCATCAGGATGAAGAGAAATGGCGTGAGAGAAGAGCATCTTATCTGATCTATGGGAGCTGAGAACATGAATTCAAATTCCAATGTAGAAGCACTGCTTGCTCGTTTAAGTCTGCGTGAAAAAATCGGTCAATTGCTGCTGTGCGGACTCCCGGGTCCAGAATTGACAGTGCCGCTCGTAGAATTTATCAAGGCGCATCCTGTCGGGGGCATTATTTATTTTGCCCGGAACGTAGAGGGTCCCGGACAGGTAGCTCAGCTTACTTATCAGCTGCAATCTACTGCAAGGGAGGCCAGCCAGCTGCCGCTGCTGATATCCATTGATCAGGAGGGCGGGATGGTGGCTCGTATAGCGGATGGAATTACCTTATTCCCTGGTAATATGGCGATTGCAGCTGCAGGCGCAAGTGATGATGCTTATGAAGCGGCCCTGGCCAGTGGCAAGGAATTAAGTGCGCTCGGCATTAATTTGAATTTTGCACCGGTTCTGGATGTGAACAACAATCCGCTTAATCCGGTGATTGGGGTTCGCTCCTTCGGTGAGTCGGCACAGATGGTGGCCGAGTATGGTGCTCAGGCGGTTCGTGGCTATCAGGATGCCGGTGTGTCTGCTTGTGCGAAGCATTTCCCTGGACATGGTGATACAGCTGCTGACTCGCATCTGGATCTGCCGATCGTTCCCCATGACTTGGAGCGAATGAAAGGGCTGGAGCTGTCGCCATTTGTGAAGGCGATTGAAGAGGGAGTGGACTTTATTATGTCTGCTCACATCTACTTCCCGGCACTCGAAGCGGAGAAGAAGCCGGCGACGCTGTCTTCCTCTGTACTGACAGGGCTGCTAAGAGATCAGCTGGGCTATGAGGGAGTGATCATGACCGACTGTATGGAGATGCATGCCATTGTCGATACCTACGGCACTGTGGAGGCTTCGGTAATGGCGCTCGAAGCAGGAGCCGATCTCGTGCTGATCAGTCATACCCATGAGCTGCTCACTGGAGCATATCAAGCGATTGAACAGGCTGTGCTATCAGGCAGGCTTACTGAAGAGCGAATCGATGAGTCAGTCCGCCGTTTGCTGTCGCTGAAGATCCGGCGCGGCATCATGATGGAGGATGGCAGCTTCCCTCAGGAGGTGCAGGCTGCACCCGTTATCGACGCGAACGGCTTGCCAGCGGGCGTCGGGCTTGCAGAGCATGGGGACATCGCTCGCCGAATCAGTGAACGCAGCATGACGCTCGTTCGTGATGATGCAGGCATGCTTCCGTTGTCTGGGAAGAAGGTGCTTGCTGTGACAGTAGCATCCTCAGCGATGACCATTGCCGATGAGAAGATCAAGGATCAGCTGAGTCTTGGTGCTGCGCTGATCGAGCAGGGAATTCATGTAGAAGACCTTAGTATAGCGGCAGCAGAAGTGGCTGAGCAGATCGGATCAGTCATCACCGCAGCAGCAAGCCCGGATATTGAGCAGATTGTGATCGCTACCTATAATGCACACTTCTATTCTGAGCAGGCAGAGCTGGTGAAACAGCTGCAGGCTACGGGCAAGCCGCTTGCGGTGGTCGCTACACGCAATCCCTATGACCTTATGGCATTTCCCGATATTAAAGTATACATTGCGGCTTATGAGAGCAGGCCGCTAACGATGAGAAGCGTGGCAAGAGCGTTGCTTGGTTCGATTCCGTTCAAGGGCAAGCTGCCCGTCACCCTTAGTGATGAGTTGACGGCAGGCATCTCCTCGCAATGATCCGCATTACAGGCTTTCAAGCAGAGAGTCTAGTCATCGGGCTTATGTCAGGCACGTCGCTCGATGGTGTGGACGCAGCGCTGGTTCGAATCAAAGGGAGTGGACTGAGTACAGCATCCAGTCTGATTGCCTATACACAGCTCCCATATGAAGAGGAATTTAGAGAGCGGATCAAATAGCTGTGTACGATTGAACATTCTAATGTAGAAGACATCTGTTCGATGAATTTTCTGCTTGCGGATAGATTTGCCGCTGCTGCTCACGCTGTATGCCATCAAGCAGGCATCGCTATGGATGAAGTGGACTTCATCAGCTCACACGGACAGACGGTATGGCATATTCCGAAGGAAGATGCAGGACGGTCGCTTGCCCGCTCCACCTTACAGCTTGGGGATTTGTCGGTCATCGCAGCCCGAACCGGAAGACCGGTTGTGGGTGATTTCAGGCCAGCCGATATGGCGGCCGGTGGGCAGGGTGCTCCGCTGGTTCCTTATGGAGATCTGATTCTGTTCGGTGATCCACAGCGCGGGAGGATCTTACAAAACATCGGAGGAATCGGGAATTGTACGATTCTTCCTGCGGCCTGCACAGCTGATCAAGTAACGGCTTATGATACGGGTCCGGGTAACATGATTATCGACCGAGTTGTGCTCGAATTGTCCGGAGGACAGCTTGCCTATGATGAGAACGGGAAATGGGCAGCAGAGGGAACACCGGACCAAGCTTGGATAAGTGAGATGATACAGCATCCTTACTTCTCGCTAGTGCCGCCTAAATCCACCGGTCGTGAACTGTTTGGGGCGGCATTTGCGGCAGCCTTTTTAGCCGGTGGGAGGGAGCGTGGATTGTCCTCGGCGGATATCGTAGCTACGGCAACATGGTTCACAGCAAAGTCTATCGCGGATAGCTATGAACGCTGGGTATTCTCTAAGTATACAATTGACGAAATTATCGTATCTGGCGGGGGTGCACATAACGAGACGCTTCTATCTATGCTGAGTGAGCTGCTTCCTGGCCGGACCGTTGCCAGGGCAAGTTCGTTTGGGATGGATGACGATGCAAAAGAAGCGCTGATCTTTGCACTGCTCGGTAACGAATATATCCACGGCATACCAAACAATGTGCCTTCCGCTACAGGAGCGGGCCGCCGGGTTGTAATGGGCAAGCTGGCGCTTGGCTGAAACCGTAGGATAAGCGGGATTATGAAGGGAGTTCACCTTCATGGTCCTGCTTTTTTTAATTGTTCACATCATTGTAACTGTAAGAAAGAAGAGCAAGCTGATGCTCTAATATCGATTCATATCATTTTCAATTAATAATTAGATAATTATTATATATGTTTGACAATTAACAAACATAATAATATTATGTCTATATAAAATATAATGGAGAGTGCGAATGATATGGAAGTGAATAAAGCTTATATGGATGATGCGGGGCTTGTGGATATCAAGCGTGGATATATGGAGCACGATCTCGAGTTCATCTGTGTGTGCTGTGGCGAACGGATTGAGAAGGGAGTAATTTATCCGGTTGATGGTGTCTTGTATGAAGCCTTCAGATATGTTCAGATCCATATTGAGCAGGAGCACGGGTCTGTATTTGAATATTTGATATCTCTGGATAAAAGTGTGAGTGGACTCTCTGATATACAGCGCAAGCTGTTAGCGAAATTTTACGAAGGCAAAAAGGATGCAGACATTCAGAAGGAGCTTGGTACAGGATCAACATCGACTATACGCAATCATCGTTTTGTGTTGAAGGAGAAGGAGCGCCAGGCCAAGGTTCTGCTTGCGGTCATGGAGCTGCTGAGTGAGCATGATCCGAATCGCCCTGTAGAGCTTGCGGCACCGATCAGCAAACGCGCTGGTCACGATGATGACAGATACAGTATTACCACATCCGAACAAGAGAAGGTGCTTAAGAAATACTTCCCCCATGGAGTGGATGGTCCGCTTAAGACCTTTTCCATGCAGGAGAAGCATCGCATCATTGTGATGAACGAGCTTGCGAAGCGCTTCATACCCGGGGTCGTGTACTCGGAGCCTGAGGTCAACCGTATGCTTGAACAAGTGTATGAGGATTATGTGACGATTCGCAGATATATGGTGGATTACGGAATTCTAAGCAGAGAAGAAGATGGAAGCCGGTATGTGTTAACCGATTCTATAGGAACGGAGGATAAGAAGATGAACCGGAGAGAGGAATTACAACAGCAAGCCAAAGAAGTGAAGACCGAGGCAGGGGTTTACCAAATCCGCAATAAGCAGAACGGCAAGCTCTACGTCGCCAGCACACCGAATTTGAAATCTATCAACGGACAGCAATTTATGCTGAACATGGGTAGTCACCGAAATCGCGCGCTGCAGCAGGAGTGGGCAGAGCTTGGTGAGCATGCATTCGAGATTGAAGTGCTGGAGAAGCTGAAGGTACCGGAGGGTAATCCCTTCTTCGATGCGAAGGATGCGCTGAAGAAGCTGGAGGCAAGCTGGCTTGAGAAGTTGAGTCCTTATGAACCGAATGGATACAACACCTTGTAATAAAAAAATACACTTACCCCATTAAGAACACATGTACATTCGAGATCATCGTGCATGTGTTTTTTGTTTTTAGGTTAATACTGGGTATAGCAGAACTCATCATTATATCCCGGGAAATAATCTTATGAAGGGTGGAAGGAAGGAATGGCGGATAGACGGAAAATACTTATCACAGGGGCCGCAGGGAGAATCGGAAGCTGTCTTGCCCAAGGCTTACAGGCAACAGAGGCATA
This sequence is a window from Paenibacillus urinalis. Protein-coding genes within it:
- the nagZ gene encoding beta-N-acetylhexosaminidase, encoding MNSNSNVEALLARLSLREKIGQLLLCGLPGPELTVPLVEFIKAHPVGGIIYFARNVEGPGQVAQLTYQLQSTAREASQLPLLISIDQEGGMVARIADGITLFPGNMAIAAAGASDDAYEAALASGKELSALGINLNFAPVLDVNNNPLNPVIGVRSFGESAQMVAEYGAQAVRGYQDAGVSACAKHFPGHGDTAADSHLDLPIVPHDLERMKGLELSPFVKAIEEGVDFIMSAHIYFPALEAEKKPATLSSSVLTGLLRDQLGYEGVIMTDCMEMHAIVDTYGTVEASVMALEAGADLVLISHTHELLTGAYQAIEQAVLSGRLTEERIDESVRRLLSLKIRRGIMMEDGSFPQEVQAAPVIDANGLPAGVGLAEHGDIARRISERSMTLVRDDAGMLPLSGKKVLAVTVASSAMTIADEKIKDQLSLGAALIEQGIHVEDLSIAAAEVAEQIGSVITAAASPDIEQIVIATYNAHFYSEQAELVKQLQATGKPLAVVATRNPYDLMAFPDIKVYIAAYESRPLTMRSVARALLGSIPFKGKLPVTLSDELTAGISSQ
- a CDS encoding exo-beta-N-acetylmuramidase NamZ domain-containing protein, whose product is MTANVLTGADQLSELSHPFLDGKRIGLVTNPTGITADFRTTIEICAQLKSSRLTALFAGEHGLYGERQAGVPFEDEMHPVLGIPVFSLYGKQKTPTPEMLEQVDTVIFDMQDAGVRFYTYLSTLFYIMDACGASGKSLLVLDRINPMGGMKVEGGILQQGYESFVGAWHMPIRYGMTIGEIAMMRNKEEGSGCELDVVRLEGWRRSMTYAETGQPWMMPSPNIPSPETAEVYAGTCLFEGTNVSEGRGTTRPFEWIGAPWMEGERIARQMEAHQLPGVHIHPVYAAPVYSKHQGVLCGGVRLFITDRDQFKAVETGLMLLHEIARSHPQHFEWTSPPPEGNRYFIDLLTGGKEIRERVRDEEGLRQIMANWHQDEEKWRERRASYLIYGS
- a CDS encoding S-layer homology domain-containing protein, whose translation is MLRKWQKRLSLLCLGSMLAGLWAPAGVMRAEEGVELAAAKSDLFVTEIHPDNLGAEAYEFFELYNASGSDLNLSNYSLIYNYTDNPGSNKAFVVPDNVVIPSGQAMVMWYNKTGVGLDDFNIHFGTGLTSSQIIQVTGFDGFANGGKRGVIVQDSSGKPLANANYLSDDVSEGTSAHYYPPTSGGEQTIYERRGAATPGSVASEQLRPQEEVQAPVILHIPVTSVSIDEDVLIQADISIAGQGADLSAAEAVDKNEQDESASSSLNENPTVIEDTYESAGENEAEQQAEAAGAPDGVVEEETADQQAEDVEASVAIPEMEAAAEQQITDQNMLEEAAQIEAAQQQATVTAAVYYRSMSETEFHVLNMSKAEGMNYTASIPKTSLTDPQLIYYIEAEAHGAVSRTEQYTVNVEQADVDYNEVPALLVTELVPDSTNVGGADGYEFIEVYNNTNQDINLKNYKLYYRYTDSGPSADVIWPTDHEEMMISSQETIVFWVINSANGDKTAADFNANYGSNLVENDNLYRVYSDGMANGGKRAAVIGTNTHIDIASAAYDNDDETQADKGIFYRYPTGGRTEMLKYSAGLLDATPGVVDPVQIPSVPVQLETDPEAPVLQFADVPDTVDQLNNIKMAFGVTDHTSVKSVVLFYKTDKDSEFTKRYLYLSYDDSNYHYTVYSPELIGSKQLEYYLELSDGTNERQTEPKFVEITGNVQSDELRLNVQEDQIISGNTMIKGTQGVEGEQDIELFIDDKAVPAEETFDALEHDAYFAFEVIGVNYYFKNAVTSGEEILHTFQDPINQYETLTVPIDAQRFREGNNVLSIRAGSKSSPFDEREEENKDDFQIRNIRLVLADGTVVYDPSYSNPQEEIKMGDSSGRYEYIDFAFNLTAEELRSTAYAWDTRKAEDGEHDLTAEAGEERVSASVIVDNTAPNINPNLEEGKEYRGEFTIDAHITDELAGVKESHAELDGEVITLPYETSSSKLSAGEHQLKIQAEDQAGNMSEVAIRFIVPEENPLKPELVSPKNGAEDVALNAELKIKVTDPASDVMDVSFYKGYLHDAKQLESFKGYRNAADVEPPKEEVPAGEKAMTKGDYTQIANVDGQYLTDDSMEQFPYHRFEAKLNSSVKDTDQVLLEWVGKSLEGRKVSLYAFRPDQQKWELLDQQIAGDEDFKLEAMVTAGNYRSGGKIQMMVQDELPVSEDPYDFSFVWMSDTQYYSESYPETYRKIANWIGNQKEEQKIKYVIHTGDIVDESDKEYQWIEADKNMKVLEEANIPYGVLAGNHDVSNQFGTYDEYWKYFGAWRFEDQPHYGESYKNNMGHYDLISSNGNDFIIVYMGWGLGQPEIDWMNEVLAKYPERKAILAFHEYLLVSGNRAPIADKVYEEVILPNENVIAALSGHYHDAELKVDEIDDDGDGTPDRSVYQMLADYQGAEAGGLGYIRLMQFDMQNNKLHMKTYSPLLDDYNYYDPTEYPGKDEFSLDLDLQGKLKRVATDYAGIKVYTNELIDKAAGIDSGSEASVNWSGLANNSVYQWYAVAEDEHSGSTKSDIWHFSTGKFGGNPGTDNPGTGNTGNQAGGGSSEEQKRNPVIEKGIISVQVTSDGKAVIAQKDISEALTQTEEYITIRQEGIPGESGQPQLQIETEGLRLLHEEQKDLHIHTGSLNIVVPYAAMQGEAMEEEWLTLHIKFVLDDESRGWIEAAKTTPALQPSNLVADIHWYSGDRSLTALAAPVQVNWQINTSDIDPEYAGIYRVHATGAKYIYGKWKDGVVTFETDGTGLIAVMEYHIMFHDMQNHWAKEITEKMAARHIVKGTSELNFKPNASVSRADFAVMAMRSLGIDRSEDASSFEDVADQAYYANAVAAAEQLGIMQGSGGHFRPLDQMTREEAVVVLMRLFEHMEITEGTPNNAHSFTDMSTASDWAQEAILAATREGLISGRTDGSFDPHDTLTRAETAQLIYNLLQK